In Cicer arietinum cultivar CDC Frontier isolate Library 1 chromosome 7, Cicar.CDCFrontier_v2.0, whole genome shotgun sequence, the genomic window CTCCTGCTGTTAATGGACTCAGTTCTTTAAAGCAGGAATCCTTTTCAAGGGATGAGAAACCTACTCCACCACCAGTTCATATCCAAGCTGTTATGCCGTCTGTATCAAAGGAACCTGCTGCTTCAACATCGTCTGCTGGAAAGGAAGAGCAAAAAACAATTGGATGCTCTTTTAAGCCAAACCAGGACAGTGAACATGGAAATAACAGTGCTCCTGTTAGAAATGAGTCGGCATTAGATCGGGGAAAAGCTATTGCACCACAAGCCTCTGTATCTGAATCAATGCAAATTACAAAACCTCCACAAGCAAACACTGTTTCTCAGCCAAAGGATGCGGGACCAACCAGAAAATATTATGGACCCCTGTTTGATTTTCCTTTCTTCACTAGGAAACATGACTCCTTTGGATCATCAATGATGGTAAACAACAGCAATAATTTATCACTGGCATATGATGTCAAAGATCTTCTTTTTGAGGAAGGCGTGGAAGTACTTAACAAGAAGCGGAAAGAAAATTTAAAGAAGATTGAAGGTTTGCTGGCTGTAAACTTAGAGAGGAAACGAATTAGGCCTGATCTTGTGTTGAGACTGcaaattgaagagaaaaagaTTCGCCTTTTAGATCTTCAGGCACGATTGAGGGATGATATTGATCAACAACAACAAGAGATAATGGCAATGCCAGATAGGCCATATCGTAAGTTTGTTAGGCTGTGTGAACGCCAGCGTATGGAACTTGCTAGACAAGTGCAGGCATCTCAGAGAGCTGCAAGAGAGAAGCAACTCAAATCTATATTTCTATGGCGTAAGAAACTTCTTGAGACACACTGGGCAATTCGTGATGCCCGTACTGCCCGCAACAGGGGGGTGGCCAAATATCATGAGAGGATGTTGCGGGAATTCTCAAAACGTAAAGATGAAGACAGAAACAAAAGGATGGAAGCCTTAAAAAACAATGATGTTGACAGATATAGGGAGATGTTGCTGGAGCAGCAGACTAGCATTCCGGGTGATGCTGCAGAGAGATATGCTGTTCTTTCATCTTTCTTATCCCAGACTGAAGAGTATCTACATAAATTAGGAAGTAAGATAACAGCTGCCAAAAATCAACAGGAAGTGGAGGAGGCATCAAAAGCAGCTGCAGCTGCTGCACGATTGCAGGCATGTTTCACTGACCCTTCCCCTTTACTGATCCAATATTTTGAGAAAAAGTATTTCTTTATGTTAAATCCCACTTTTTCTATACAAATTGAAATTAGTTTTGAGGATTCTGATTTTGATGGTTTCTAATGTTCTATGACATCATTTAAATGTTTCTGATTCGTTATTTGTTTTTGACCAAAGGGTCTTTCTGAAGAAGAAGTCAGAGCTGCTGCTGCTTGTGCCGGAGAGGAAGTGATGATTAGGAATCGTTTTCTGGAGATGAATGCTCCTAGAGACAATTCATCTGTCAACAAGtgagtttttgttaatttagttTTGACACAAATGCTTGAGCGAAGGTGTAATTGTAATGAAATTAATGGCTCAAAATGCGCTTATGTATTTTTAGGAGGGAATTGATTAAAATTTCCTGATCATTTTATATAACTgttttttaaacttaatttaatttgctCTTTTCCAGGTATTATAACCTCGCACATGCCGTGAATGAAATGATCATAAGACAACCGTCTCTATTACGAGCAGGAACATTGAGAGACTATCAGCTTGTAGGTTGCTACGTTATTGAAATAGTTATTCTTTACGCGATTTCTCTATGTTGTATTCTTGAACAAGATTTCAAGGCTTTGGCACAATTTTTTTAAGGTTGGATTGCAATGGATGCTTTCTTTgtacaacaacaaattaaatggAATTTTGGCTGATGAGATGGGTCTTGGCAAAACTGTACAGGTTAGCCTTATTTTTGTTGCTCTTCTCTTCCTTAGATTAGGAAGGAACATTTATCATAATCTTTTTTGGAAGCTGAGTGACttcatatttcataattaagtttattatgTCTTATATGGGAcatgttaaattttataaggGTAGTATATCATAATTTACTGTAATAATTGTCTGTTCCATTctataaacttaatttttttcctcTCTATAGGTTATGGCATTGATTGCATATTTGATGGAATTCAAAGGAAACTATGGCCCACATCTTATAATAGTCCCAAATGCCGTTATGGTTAACTGGAAGGTGAGTTTTTAAACTTactcatttgattaatattactATTCTCAGTGATTTTTTTAacaagaaaaacaatttttatgcAGAGTGAGTTATATAAGTGGTTGCCATCTGTGTCGTGCATTTTTTATGCTGGAGGAAAGGATTATCGGACAAAATTATTTCATCAAGTATGTGTGCCTCAGGTTATCACATATAATGTTAATGTAGAAAGTAATGGGAAAAATGCTCTCTTGTTTATTACTACGACCTAGGGCTGTTTATATAGAAGAAATTACAGTACATGCTGTCCCAATAATTAAAAGTACTAATGGACTGAAAAAGTActaataaaatcatattaaaataaaataaggggGAATAAAATCATATCTCTCCTGATTCTTCTACGGTTAAAGATAAAgagtattattttgttaattactgcctaatttatttttctacatTTACAATAGGTTTCTGCTCTGAAATTTAATGTCCTGGTGACTACTTATGAGTTCATCATGTATGACCggtcaaaactttcaaaaattgatTGGAAGTATATCGTGATTGATGAAGCACAAAGAATGAAGGATAGAGATTCAGTTTTAGCACGTGATCTTGATAGGTACCGTTGTCAAAGACGCCTGCTTTTGACAGGAACACCGTTACAGGTCAGCTTTCTTTTGATACAATATGCTACATTATTGTAAACAAATAGTGTCTGTGACTgtatattcttttatttcttttgtgcACTATCTGGTTCAAGCAATACCATTTTTTACCATCAAATATGCAGTTTTTGATCTTGTTAAGCTTGTGTTTCCCTTTATAACAAGTATTTGTTCGTTTGTATGTTAAATATTTGCGCAGACTCATAAGAAGGCCACAAAAACAGCACTAACTTGCTGAGCTGAGTTAAGAATTAGTTTACCTGCATCTGAACATGTACAAATTAGAACTTTTATTTAGATAATCTCAAGATATAATGTATAGCATTCCATATATAAGGATGAGGGGTTGTAATGTGCAGTTTAACTTTCTAGGTGATGAAGACAGATGAGAAGCAAGATATACAGAACCATTTAAAAACCAGTTATAAATGGggccaaaaaatatatatttaaccaaaaatcaattttgttccAAATGTTTGCTGCCAATAAAGTATGTTAcatgataagtttagatcagcTTTAACAGAGCTTGCAGTCCTGGTTGACATGCCTACCTGAAGGATGGTGCTAAGTGTGGTGCTAGGTCAATTAACAGTTATCTGTTGTACACGAAGTTTTTGTTTTCCGTCACAAGTTACTAAATTAGATAGTATGATATGTTTGCTATTGGCCTGTAATTTAATCACGGATCAAGTGCTCAAATGTGTTGTCTCGTTACCATGTACTTCAGTCAAATATATTTCAGATTATGTCATTTTTGCTTGCTTAATTGTTGCCGCAAtgtattataagttattttacaaataattcctaattaaaatgtagttttctctaccaaaataaatgattataaGTTAAAAGTGAACAGCAACACCACCCACAGGCATTGTCTTTTCCCACTAGGTGAGGTTGGGTACATGGATTAAATGATGCCATACTGTCTTATTGTTAATCGTGTCCAATGACAGACGACCATTTAAATCCAAATCCTCTTTAATGGCTTGATCTATGATTTTTCTTGGTTGCTCTCTACCCCAAATTATTGAAATATTCTTAATAGAGCTGGTATCAAGTAAATGCTAATTGATAAGTCATATAGATACTTGATACAATGTTAATTTTGTTGATGGGATTATTTGCGGTGTGATTTTCTCTGCAGAATGATTTGAAGGAACTCTGGTCACTTTTAAATTTACTTCTTCCTGAGGTTTTTGATAATAAGAAAGCCTTTCACGATTGGTTCTCAAAACCATTTCAAAAGGAAGGTCCTACTCAAAATGCAGAGGATGATTGGCTTGAAACAGAGAAGAAAGTCATCACAATCCATCGACTTCATCAAATTCTCGAGCCTTTCATGCTCAGGCGTCGTGTCGAAGATGTTGAAGGCTCATTACCACCAAAGGTTTGTTCATAGTCCCCTAACTTGACCACTTGTGCTATTTCTGGTGTTTCAGTCCTAATACTACTGCTGCATTGCAGGACTCTATAGTTTTAAGATGTAAAATGTCATCCGTCCAGAGTGCCATTTACGATTGGGTCAAATCAACTGGCACCCTTCGTCTTGATCCCGAGGATGAGGAACGTAAGATTCAGAAGAATCCCACCTACCAGGTGAAACAATATAAAACTTTAAACAACAGATGCATGGAGCTTCGGAAAACTTGCAATCATCCGTTGCTTAATTACCCCTTCTTCAGTGACTTATCTAAAGAATTCATTGTAAAATCTTGTGGAAAATTGTGGATCCTGGATAGGATCCTCATAAAACTTCAAAGAACTGGACATCGGGTTCTACTGTTCAGTACCATGACAAAACTTCTTGACATCTTGGAAGAATACCTGCAGTGGCGAAGACTTGTGTACAGAAGAATTGATGGGACAACTAGTTTGGAAGACCGTGAATCAGCTATAAATGACTTCAATAGCCCTGATTCAGATTGTTTCATCTTCTTGCTTAGCATCCGAGCTGCTGGTCGAGGCCTTAACCTTCAGTCCGCTGACACAGTTGTTATCTATGATCCTGATCCAAACCCTAAAAACGAGGAGCAGGCTGTTGCCAGAGCTCACCGTATTGGACAGAAAAGGCCAGTCAAGGTTATCTACATGGAAGCAGTTGTCGACAAAATCCCTAGTCATCAGAAGGAGGATGAAGTGAGAGGTGGAGGCACTGTCGATCTGGAGGATGAACTTGTAGGCAAGGATCGCTACATAGGATCCATTGAGAGCCTCATAAGGAACAATATTCAGCAATATAAGATAGATATGGCTGATGAAGTCATTAATGCTGGACGTTTCGATCAAAGAACAACACATGAAGAAAGGCGTTTGACTTTGGAGACATTATTACACGATGAAGATAGGTATCAAGAAACTCTCCATGACGTTCCATCACTGCTTGAGGTAAATCGCATGATTGCTAGGAGTGAAGAGGAAGTTGAATTGTTTGATCAAATGGATGAAGAACTGGATTGGGTTGAGGATATGACACGTTATGATCACGTGCCTAAATGGATTCGTGCCAATACAAAAGAAGTTAATGCTGCTATTGCTGCTCTATCAAAAAGACCTTCAAAGAACAATTTATTGGGTGGTAGTATTGGTATGGATCCAACTGAACTTGGTTCTGAAAGAAAAAGGGGACGGCCTAAAAAGCATGCTAATTATAAAGAGCTGGAAGATGAACATTTGGAATACTCTGAAGCAAGCTCTGAAGAAAGAAATGGATATGCAAATGAAGAAGGGGAAATAGGGGATTTTGAAGATGATGGGTATAGTGGAGCTGATGGAGCTCAGCCCGTCGATAAACATCAGCTGGAAGATGGTCTGCTTTGTGAAGGTGGATATGAATTTCCTCAATCTGTAGAAATTGCCAGAAATAATCAGGTGGTTCAACTTCAAGAAGCTGGTTCCTCTGGATCATCCTCAGACAGTCAAAAATTGACACTGATAGTATCGCCATCAATTTCCGCTCAGAAATTTGGTTCCCTGTCAGCATTAGATGCCCGGCCAGGTTCCGTTTCTAAAAGGATGGTATGTGGCTTCactttgtattttgaatttatttattttttggtgaTTGTTTTCTATCTTGTTCtgattaaattttgataatttttaccAGACGGATGAGTTAGAGGAAGGAGAAATTGCAGTATCTGTTGATTCTCACATAGAGCATCAACAGTCTGGAAGTTGGATTCATGATCGCGATGAATGTGAGGATGAACAAGTTTTGCAGAAACCAAAGATTAAACGCAAACGTAGTCTTCGTGTCCGACCCCGTCATGCCACTGAAAAGCCTGAAGATAAATCTGGTAGTGAAATGACACCTCGTTTGTCAGTCCAAGCAGACCGTAAATATCAAGCACAGCTGAGGACTGACCTAGAATCAAAATCACACGGAGACTCCAATGCTGGCAGGAATGATCAAAAcacttcattaaaaaataagCGAACTTTACCTTCAAGAAGAGTTGCCAATACATCCAAATTACATGGCTCACCAAAGTCTACTCGATTGAATAGCATACCGGCACCTTCAGAGGATGGTGGCGAACATTCCAGGGAAAGCTGGGAGGGATCCTCTGCCCATGGCTCTAGGATGACAGAAATCATCCAGAGAAGGGTATGTGTCTTAAATTGAACagttatttttttgttcaaCAGAGGTCTCGTGTTTTCCTGGATGGAGAGTGTGTCTCATTGCATGTCTTACAATGACAAGAAccagaaattcttatttttttttctctttgattCACAACAATTGTAATGTAACTAAATAAGATTGCCCACTAGGGTTGCAAGTATGAATGTTTTTACTAGTTGAAATcctgaaaatattttttactttttcatttCCACTTTTCACACTCTTGTTTGCCTCTACTCTTTGAATTTGAACTAATACAATTATTGTACTTGCAGTGCAAAAATGTAATTAGCAAGCTCCAAAGGAGAATAGACAAGGAAGGACATCAAATTGTACCTCTGTTAACAGATTTGTGGAAGAGGATTGAGAATTCTGGGTACAGTGGTGGATCTGGGAATAACCTGTTGGATCTACGAAAGATTGATCAGAGGATTGATAAATTGGAGTATAATGGAGCAACAGATCTTGTATTTGACGTGCAGTTCATGTTAAAGAGCGCGATGCATTATTATGGTTTTTCGCTTGAGGTGAGATTTATCATTCAAAATCTTTCACTCTTATTGCTTCTGGCGGATGCTCTTGCTGATTTGTCTTGTCAAGATGGCAAATGGTTGTCTTCCAAAAACAACTTCGCATATCTGGGTTTTTGTATTATTAAGAAACTTAGATGTTTGATTTTTACTTGTGCATTATAAACTATAACAACTGTATTAACCTCTTTTTTTGTCAATGAACTCAGTGAAGCATTTCCATGCTAACTTTTGAACATTTGTAAAAAATTACCCTGAAGATTTATTGTTTCTGGTTTGGTTGTGGTTACCACATTCTGCTATCTAAGCCAAagtttttaactttattttttgtaaaagtcCACAGATTCATTGGTTTCTTGTATACTTGGCATTGCATCTTTTCTCCTTTCATGGTATATATGTGAAAATTAAATCACTGTTGTTATACTGgtttttataatgattttacATGCATTAACTAATTCAAGCATTTCTGTCTTCCATTCAAAGGGATTCTTCCTAATGTTCACCCAAGTGTGGAACAGCTTGTGTATATCTTTTACTGCATTAAGAACAAGATTGCTGTTTGATGTACAATTCTTAGATTTATGGATGTTAACTGTATCATTATTTTCAGGTAAGAACTGAAGCAAGGAAGGTTCATGATCTCTTTTTCGATATATTGAAAATTGCATTTCCCGACACCGACTTCCGAGAAGCAAGAAGTGCACTTTCTTTCACTGGTCCAATTTCTGCCACTACCATATCGTCTCCAAGGCAAGTTGTAGTTGGCCAAGGCAAGAGGCATAGGCTAATAAACGAGGTGGAAACAGATCCACACCCTTCACACAGACCGCTGCAACGTGGATCAGCTTCTAGTAGCGGCGATAACAGCAGGATTAGAGTCCGTGTGCCACCGAAGGAATCAAGAACCGGTTGCGGCAGCAGCGTTCGAGAGCAACCTCAGCAGCAGGATGATTCCCCTCCACTGCTCACTCATCCAGGTGAACTGGTTGTAtgcaagaaaagaagaaatgagaGGGAGAAATCTTCAGTGAAACCAAGAACAGGTCCTGTTTCACCACCTATGAGAAGTCCTGGTGCATGTTCTGTCCCTAAGGATGTTAGATTAAGTCAACAGAGTCAAGGTTGGGTTGGTCAACAATCTCAACAAACAAATGGGTCAGTTGGATGGGCAAATCCTGTAAAGAGGCTAAGAACAGATTCTGGTAAGAGGAGACCAAGTCATATGTAATGTAAGATGGTATATAATAACAGACATATTGCTGCTAGTTTCAGCAAAAGTTTTAGTGGCACATCATATAGATTTTACCACCATGTTAATATAGATTTAGGTTACTTGAATGGGTTAAATGTAAGTTGttctccatatttttttttggttctgATATCTGTCTGTTATATTTTAGGTATCTGAAACTATTGTATAGTAACTCCTTGGTTCATGATAGTTTGAAATATTCATCTTTGCAGTGTCCTCTTTCATTGTGTAGCAGTTTTTTCAAAATGTTAGGGACAAAAAGCTACATACGTATACTTTAGTGACGCAGGAAAAGAGAAAACGGATTGAAGCCTAATAAAGtaataacaacaaaattaacattacaaAAATATGAATGATGACCAAGGGTTTGATGATTCACATCCTAAatactctattttaatattataaaatttgtttggattattttcttttaaaaactgtttaaaaaattagagttgttaaataattttttttttaaattttctttttaaaacaattttctaaaatttatttaataatttttaaaaactaaaaaataaaatataatcaaataatccCTAAATGTTTAGTTTAATATGTTGTATTATGTACTTTGAAAAGTGCtgaaaattgttattattttaaacaaaatcaaatggGCTGAAATAAATAATGATGATGCATACATACAAACACCTACAAAATGGGTGTTTTTTCTGTTGTCTCTTATGTGTTTAAGTATACATCTAGATTTGATCAATccgaatatattaaatatatctttagattgattaatctaatcaatctaaacaaaatgaGAGATTTCTTAAAAGACTTAACTGTAGTAAAGAAACTCACCTCCAAAATTGTTATGTTTTTCCTCAAGTTTATGAGATAGTTCAATAAATTGATTTCTTTCTCCTATAGACTTTGTCTCATTAGTAAGGTTAAACTACTAG contains:
- the LOC101503799 gene encoding ATP-dependent helicase BRM isoform X1, producing MQSGGPGRAGGRVSTSSAAASPSSSSSASQLGFESLQQQQQQQQHQQQLGSRQSFQQQLLRKPEGNEAYLAYQAGRQGAFGSNNFSPPNAMQLPRCTAPTKIEAYLAQHGSNQDAQLRGQGSEQQMINPVHQAYLQYAFQAAQQRPPAMGIHSQQQPKMGMLNPASVKEHEMRMGNLKMQEIMSMQAANQAQGSSSRNSSEHIARGEKQMEQGHQIAPEQKNEGKSSTVGPGSGHLIPGNMTRPIQAPEAQQGIQNVMNTQIAVAAQLQAMQAWARENNIDLSHPTNANLMAKLIPLMQSRMVLQPKVSESNIGAQSSHVPVSKQQVNSPAVASESSAHANSSSDVSGQSGSSKARQTVPASHLGSTTNVGTAGHSADMAMQQFSVHGRESQAPPRQQVKGGNVIPSMHSQQSSATVNIGADHPLNAKSSSSGAEPPQMQYIRQLNQSTPQAGGPTKEGGSGNYAKPQGAPAQIPDKRSGFTKQQLHVLKAQILAFRRLKKGEGTLPQELLQAITPPPLEMQAKHSNHPAGGQNQVKLAGNTVAEQPRHVEAKAKESQSTPAVNGLSSLKQESFSRDEKPTPPPVHIQAVMPSVSKEPAASTSSAGKEEQKTIGCSFKPNQDSEHGNNSAPVRNESALDRGKAIAPQASVSESMQITKPPQANTVSQPKDAGPTRKYYGPLFDFPFFTRKHDSFGSSMMVNNSNNLSLAYDVKDLLFEEGVEVLNKKRKENLKKIEGLLAVNLERKRIRPDLVLRLQIEEKKIRLLDLQARLRDDIDQQQQEIMAMPDRPYRKFVRLCERQRMELARQVQASQRAAREKQLKSIFLWRKKLLETHWAIRDARTARNRGVAKYHERMLREFSKRKDEDRNKRMEALKNNDVDRYREMLLEQQTSIPGDAAERYAVLSSFLSQTEEYLHKLGSKITAAKNQQEVEEASKAAAAAARLQGLSEEEVRAAAACAGEEVMIRNRFLEMNAPRDNSSVNKYYNLAHAVNEMIIRQPSLLRAGTLRDYQLVGLQWMLSLYNNKLNGILADEMGLGKTVQVMALIAYLMEFKGNYGPHLIIVPNAVMVNWKSELYKWLPSVSCIFYAGGKDYRTKLFHQVCVPQVSALKFNVLVTTYEFIMYDRSKLSKIDWKYIVIDEAQRMKDRDSVLARDLDRYRCQRRLLLTGTPLQNDLKELWSLLNLLLPEVFDNKKAFHDWFSKPFQKEGPTQNAEDDWLETEKKVITIHRLHQILEPFMLRRRVEDVEGSLPPKDSIVLRCKMSSVQSAIYDWVKSTGTLRLDPEDEERKIQKNPTYQVKQYKTLNNRCMELRKTCNHPLLNYPFFSDLSKEFIVKSCGKLWILDRILIKLQRTGHRVLLFSTMTKLLDILEEYLQWRRLVYRRIDGTTSLEDRESAINDFNSPDSDCFIFLLSIRAAGRGLNLQSADTVVIYDPDPNPKNEEQAVARAHRIGQKRPVKVIYMEAVVDKIPSHQKEDEVRGGGTVDLEDELVGKDRYIGSIESLIRNNIQQYKIDMADEVINAGRFDQRTTHEERRLTLETLLHDEDRYQETLHDVPSLLEVNRMIARSEEEVELFDQMDEELDWVEDMTRYDHVPKWIRANTKEVNAAIAALSKRPSKNNLLGGSIGMDPTELGSERKRGRPKKHANYKELEDEHLEYSEASSEERNGYANEEGEIGDFEDDGYSGADGAQPVDKHQLEDGLLCEGGYEFPQSVEIARNNQVVQLQEAGSSGSSSDSQKLTLIVSPSISAQKFGSLSALDARPGSVSKRMTDELEEGEIAVSVDSHIEHQQSGSWIHDRDECEDEQVLQKPKIKRKRSLRVRPRHATEKPEDKSGSEMTPRLSVQADRKYQAQLRTDLESKSHGDSNAGRNDQNTSLKNKRTLPSRRVANTSKLHGSPKSTRLNSIPAPSEDGGEHSRESWEGSSAHGSRMTEIIQRRCKNVISKLQRRIDKEGHQIVPLLTDLWKRIENSGYSGGSGNNLLDLRKIDQRIDKLEYNGATDLVFDVQFMLKSAMHYYGFSLEVRTEARKVHDLFFDILKIAFPDTDFREARSALSFTGPISATTISSPRQVVVGQGKRHRLINEVETDPHPSHRPLQRGSASSSGDNSRIRVRVPPKESRTGCGSSVREQPQQQDDSPPLLTHPGELVVCKKRRNEREKSSVKPRTGPVSPPMRSPGACSVPKDVRLSQQSQGWVGQQSQQTNGSVGWANPVKRLRTDSGKRRPSHM
- the LOC101503799 gene encoding ATP-dependent helicase BRM isoform X2, yielding MQSGGPGRAGGRVSTSSAAASPSSSSSASQLGFESLQQQQQQQQHQQQLGSRQSFQQQLLRKPEGNEAYLAYQAGRQGAFGSNNFSPPNAMQLPRCTAPTKIEAYLAQHGSNQDAQLRGQGSEQQMINPVHQAYLQYAFQAAQQRPPAMGIHSQQQPKMGMLNPASVKEHEMRMGNLKMQEIMSMQAANQAQGSSSRNSSEHIARGEKQMEQGHQIAPEQKNEGKSSTVGPGSGHLIPGNMTRPIQAPEAQQGIQNVMNTQIAVAAQLQAMQAWARENNIDLSHPTNANLMAKLIPLMQSRMVLQPKVSESNIGAQSSHVPVSKQQVNSPAVASESSAHANSSSDVSGQSGSSKARQTVPASHLGSTTNVGTAGHSADMAMQQFSVHGRESQAPPRQQVKGGNVIPSMHSQQSSATVNIGADHPLNAKSSSSGAEPPQMQYIRQLNQSTPQAGGPTKEGGSGNYAKPQGAPAQIPDKRSGFTKQQLHVLKAQILAFRRLKKGEGTLPQELLQAITPPPLEMQAKHSNHPAGGQNQVKLAGNTVAEQPRHVEAKAKESQSTPAVNGLSSLKQESFSRDEKPTPPPVHIQAVMPSVSKEPAASTSSAGKEEQKTIGCSFKPNQDSEHGNNSAPVRNESALDRGKAIAPQASVSESMQITKPPQANTVSQPKDAGPTRKYYGPLFDFPFFTRKHDSFGSSMMVNNSNNLSLAYDVKDLLFEEGVEVLNKKRKENLKKIEGLLAVNLERKRIRPDLVLRLQIEEKKIRLLDLQARLRDDIDQQQQEIMAMPDRPYRKFVRLCERQRMELARQVQASQRAAREKQLKSIFLWRKKLLETHWAIRDARTARNRGVAKYHERMLREFSKRKDEDRNKRMEALKNNDVDRYREMLLEQQTSIPGDAAERYAVLSSFLSQTEEYLHKLGSKITAAKNQQEVEEASKAAAAAARLQGLSEEEVRAAAACAGEEVMIRNRFLEMNAPRDNSSVNKYYNLAHAVNEMIIRQPSLLRAGTLRDYQLVGLQWMLSLYNNKLNGILADEMGLGKTVQVMALIAYLMEFKGNYGPHLIIVPNAVMVNWKSELYKWLPSVSCIFYAGGKDYRTKLFHQVSALKFNVLVTTYEFIMYDRSKLSKIDWKYIVIDEAQRMKDRDSVLARDLDRYRCQRRLLLTGTPLQNDLKELWSLLNLLLPEVFDNKKAFHDWFSKPFQKEGPTQNAEDDWLETEKKVITIHRLHQILEPFMLRRRVEDVEGSLPPKDSIVLRCKMSSVQSAIYDWVKSTGTLRLDPEDEERKIQKNPTYQVKQYKTLNNRCMELRKTCNHPLLNYPFFSDLSKEFIVKSCGKLWILDRILIKLQRTGHRVLLFSTMTKLLDILEEYLQWRRLVYRRIDGTTSLEDRESAINDFNSPDSDCFIFLLSIRAAGRGLNLQSADTVVIYDPDPNPKNEEQAVARAHRIGQKRPVKVIYMEAVVDKIPSHQKEDEVRGGGTVDLEDELVGKDRYIGSIESLIRNNIQQYKIDMADEVINAGRFDQRTTHEERRLTLETLLHDEDRYQETLHDVPSLLEVNRMIARSEEEVELFDQMDEELDWVEDMTRYDHVPKWIRANTKEVNAAIAALSKRPSKNNLLGGSIGMDPTELGSERKRGRPKKHANYKELEDEHLEYSEASSEERNGYANEEGEIGDFEDDGYSGADGAQPVDKHQLEDGLLCEGGYEFPQSVEIARNNQVVQLQEAGSSGSSSDSQKLTLIVSPSISAQKFGSLSALDARPGSVSKRMTDELEEGEIAVSVDSHIEHQQSGSWIHDRDECEDEQVLQKPKIKRKRSLRVRPRHATEKPEDKSGSEMTPRLSVQADRKYQAQLRTDLESKSHGDSNAGRNDQNTSLKNKRTLPSRRVANTSKLHGSPKSTRLNSIPAPSEDGGEHSRESWEGSSAHGSRMTEIIQRRCKNVISKLQRRIDKEGHQIVPLLTDLWKRIENSGYSGGSGNNLLDLRKIDQRIDKLEYNGATDLVFDVQFMLKSAMHYYGFSLEVRTEARKVHDLFFDILKIAFPDTDFREARSALSFTGPISATTISSPRQVVVGQGKRHRLINEVETDPHPSHRPLQRGSASSSGDNSRIRVRVPPKESRTGCGSSVREQPQQQDDSPPLLTHPGELVVCKKRRNEREKSSVKPRTGPVSPPMRSPGACSVPKDVRLSQQSQGWVGQQSQQTNGSVGWANPVKRLRTDSGKRRPSHM